The following proteins are co-located in the Desulfoscipio sp. XC116 genome:
- a CDS encoding RidA family protein produces MAEVKVVQTTDAPAAIGPYSQGRFAGPFLFVSGQLPINPLSGQMDEAIADQTHRSLKNLKAIVESAGGTLESVVKTTVFLKDMNDFARVNEVYRQYFKENYPTRSAIEVAHLPKDAKVEIEAIAYIG; encoded by the coding sequence ATGGCGGAGGTCAAAGTAGTTCAAACCACAGATGCACCTGCAGCGATAGGGCCTTACTCTCAAGGAAGGTTTGCCGGGCCATTTTTATTTGTGTCCGGGCAGCTGCCGATTAACCCTCTTAGTGGCCAGATGGACGAAGCGATAGCTGATCAAACACATCGATCTTTAAAAAATCTCAAGGCGATTGTTGAATCTGCCGGCGGTACATTAGAAAGCGTTGTCAAAACTACGGTGTTTCTAAAAGACATGAATGATTTTGCCCGGGTCAATGAGGTGTACAGACAGTATTTTAAAGAGAACTATCCCACTAGATCTGCTATAGAGGTCGCTCATCTGCCAAAGGATGCCAAGGTGGAAATAGAAGCAATCGCCTATATCGGATAA
- a CDS encoding AraC family transcriptional regulator has protein sequence MPVQTIEIMVKWVENHLTEDPTLKDMSSYVGYSPFYCSAKFREYMGMTYKQFLTQRRLTAAANDLRSTDDKITDIAFRYGYSSSESLTRAFGAMFKCSPRQYRKASSASFEQRTPQGIASPEFANVKE, from the coding sequence ATGCCTGTTCAAACAATAGAAATAATGGTGAAATGGGTAGAGAATCACCTAACTGAGGACCCGACGCTAAAAGATATGTCATCGTATGTTGGTTACTCGCCGTTTTACTGTTCCGCAAAGTTCCGGGAATACATGGGAATGACATATAAACAATTCCTCACTCAACGCAGGTTAACAGCCGCTGCTAATGATCTTCGCAGCACCGATGACAAAATAACCGATATCGCTTTTCGTTACGGGTACTCATCATCCGAATCATTGACAAGGGCATTTGGGGCAATGTTCAAATGTTCTCCCCGCCAATACCGCAAAGCTTCAAGTGCCTCTTTTGAACAACGCACTCCACAGGGTATTGCTTCCCCCGAGTTTGCAAATGTAAAGGAGTAA
- the splB gene encoding spore photoproduct lyase gives MFIPRRVFFEQAALDYPLGQQLYQRFKTDGIPVAMIGSHNRVTGIPGKTHREAYLEAKRTLVVGVRRTLQFSPCKPSAHYQLPLSTSCSGRCQYCYLNTTLGKKPYIRVYVNIDEILEQAEKYIKKRAPETTLFEGAATSDPIPVEPYTGSLARAVEFFGQQPLARFRFVTKFTDVNTLLDTRHNGHTRFRFSINTNYIIKSYEHGTPAIQARLNAARRVAKAGYPLGFLIAPIFSYPGWQSDYTQLIRFLAEELLPAVGQNITFELISHRFTASAKKRILEVFPDTTLPMHEENRKFKFGQFGYGKYVYPKETLEEMDELFRREIDKHFPGAKVEYLV, from the coding sequence TTGTTTATACCAAGACGGGTTTTTTTTGAGCAGGCAGCGCTTGATTACCCTCTGGGTCAGCAGCTGTACCAAAGATTCAAGACAGACGGAATACCCGTGGCCATGATCGGCAGTCACAACCGGGTAACGGGCATACCCGGCAAAACGCATCGTGAAGCATACTTGGAGGCCAAGCGCACTCTGGTGGTGGGGGTGCGCCGCACGCTGCAGTTTTCACCTTGCAAACCATCAGCTCACTATCAACTGCCCCTGAGCACCAGCTGCAGCGGCCGATGTCAATATTGTTATTTAAATACCACACTGGGTAAAAAACCATATATAAGGGTATACGTAAACATTGATGAAATACTTGAACAAGCGGAAAAGTATATAAAAAAGAGGGCCCCGGAAACCACCTTGTTTGAAGGGGCGGCCACTTCCGACCCCATTCCCGTGGAACCGTACACCGGCTCGCTGGCCCGGGCTGTGGAATTTTTCGGCCAACAGCCCCTGGCCCGTTTTCGTTTCGTTACCAAGTTCACCGATGTGAATACGCTGCTGGACACGCGGCACAACGGACATACCCGCTTTCGCTTCAGTATCAATACCAACTACATCATTAAATCCTACGAGCACGGCACCCCGGCAATCCAGGCCCGTTTGAATGCCGCCCGGCGTGTAGCGAAAGCGGGTTACCCCCTGGGCTTTTTAATCGCCCCTATCTTCAGCTACCCGGGCTGGCAAAGCGATTACACCCAATTAATCCGCTTCCTGGCAGAGGAATTACTGCCCGCAGTCGGGCAGAATATTACCTTTGAATTAATCTCCCACCGGTTCACAGCATCGGCAAAGAAACGCATCCTGGAAGTGTTCCCGGACACCACTCTGCCTATGCATGAGGAAAATCGCAAGTTTAAATTCGGGCAGTTTGGTTACGGCAAATACGTTTATCCAAAGGAGACGCTGGAAGAGATGGATGAACTGTTCCGGCGGGAGATTGATAAGCATTTCCCCGGCGCCAAAGTAGAGTATCTAGTGTAG
- a CDS encoding helix-turn-helix transcriptional regulator, with translation MENNGEINNFLNKFFQLVGNENQCDSVIFRNAINIANAIVGTFGKYCEVVIHDLRTPESSIIYMAGNVTNRKVGAPITNFVLENLRKYGNSCKDSIGYKSVTKDGNILKSSTIYIKNATDKIIGTVCINYDITALINHLEEITKFDDSNDQEEINEFFATDVTEILDIIINQAIIAKGIPMEEMKKEDKIEIVGALDVKGVFLIKGAVDKLALALGVSRYTIYNYLEQERSQRNAIY, from the coding sequence ATGGAGAACAATGGCGAAATAAATAATTTTTTAAATAAATTTTTTCAATTAGTAGGCAATGAAAATCAATGTGATAGCGTGATCTTTCGCAATGCAATTAACATAGCTAACGCCATTGTTGGAACCTTTGGTAAATACTGCGAGGTTGTAATCCATGATTTACGTACACCGGAGTCTTCCATAATTTATATGGCCGGCAATGTAACAAATCGTAAAGTCGGTGCACCGATAACCAATTTTGTTCTAGAAAACTTAAGAAAATACGGTAACAGCTGCAAAGATTCGATTGGTTATAAAAGTGTTACCAAAGATGGGAACATCTTAAAATCATCTACAATATACATTAAAAACGCTACTGATAAAATTATTGGTACAGTATGTATTAATTACGACATTACGGCGTTAATAAATCATTTGGAAGAAATAACCAAATTCGACGACTCAAATGATCAAGAAGAAATAAACGAATTTTTTGCAACGGATGTTACGGAAATACTTGATATTATAATTAATCAAGCAATAATAGCCAAAGGCATTCCCATGGAAGAAATGAAAAAAGAAGATAAAATTGAAATAGTTGGTGCGTTAGATGTAAAGGGAGTATTTTTAATTAAAGGAGCAGTAGATAAATTAGCTTTAGCTTTAGGAGTCTCAAGATACACTATTTATAATTACTTGGAACAAGAACGTTCACAAAGGAATGCTATTTATTAA
- a CDS encoding D-cysteine desulfhydrase: MNLAKFPRRRYTEGQTPLEFLPNFTKALGGPNIYIKRDDLLGLTAGGNKTRKLEFLVADALAQGADTLITCGAVQSNHCRLTLAAAVKEGLKCRLVLEERVKGSYKPDASGNNFLFHLLDVEDITVVPGGSNMLAEMQKVADQLAAEGRKGYVIPGGASNEIGSTGYVACAQEILAQIFDKGINLSYVVCPSGSTGTHAGLITGFYGENSNIPVLGVNVSRRKDVQEEMVYDLVKRVSKHVGVKGEIPRNAITCFDEYVGPGYSIPTEAMAEAVRLLARTEGILLDPVYSGKAMAGLIDLVRKGYFKKEDNVLFVHTGGSPALYAYIPHILD, translated from the coding sequence ATGAATCTAGCAAAGTTTCCGCGCAGGCGTTATACAGAAGGCCAAACACCACTGGAATTTTTACCTAACTTTACAAAGGCGCTGGGTGGTCCAAACATTTATATTAAACGTGATGATTTGCTAGGCTTAACTGCCGGTGGCAACAAGACCAGGAAATTGGAGTTTTTAGTAGCCGATGCTTTAGCCCAGGGAGCCGACACACTAATTACCTGTGGAGCTGTACAAAGCAACCACTGTCGTTTGACCCTTGCCGCTGCCGTTAAGGAAGGCTTAAAGTGCCGCCTTGTGTTGGAGGAAAGAGTTAAAGGAAGCTATAAGCCTGATGCCAGTGGCAACAACTTTCTATTCCACCTGCTTGATGTAGAAGATATTACTGTGGTTCCCGGTGGTTCCAATATGCTTGCAGAAATGCAAAAAGTAGCTGATCAGTTAGCCGCCGAAGGCAGAAAGGGTTATGTCATTCCCGGTGGCGCCTCTAATGAAATTGGCTCCACTGGTTATGTAGCCTGCGCCCAAGAGATACTTGCCCAAATTTTTGATAAAGGCATTAATCTTTCTTATGTTGTTTGTCCTTCCGGCAGTACCGGTACACACGCTGGTTTGATTACAGGTTTTTATGGTGAGAACAGTAATATCCCGGTTCTTGGTGTTAACGTAAGCCGCAGGAAAGATGTTCAGGAAGAAATGGTTTATGACCTTGTTAAACGAGTGTCCAAGCATGTAGGAGTTAAGGGTGAAATTCCAAGGAATGCAATTACTTGCTTTGACGAATATGTAGGTCCCGGGTATTCTATCCCCACGGAGGCAATGGCCGAAGCAGTAAGATTGTTAGCCAGAACAGAAGGTATTTTACTTGATCCGGTATACTCAGGCAAGGCGATGGCCGGATTGATTGATTTAGTGCGCAAAGGGTACTTCAAGAAAGAAGATAATGTACTGTTTGTTCATACCGGTGGTTCACCCGCGCTTTATGCATATATTCCACACATATTAGACTAA
- a CDS encoding class I SAM-dependent methyltransferase, with the protein MPNTGSFQLPQEFLIVGAAVQTGLFEELKNNPCNLEELAVRTKTDRRSVWTVIEALIALKYLEYDGEKIKLTEEADNIFFNPGHEQYTGFSFMHAYNIMKAWTQLPEVMHSGQPVPKKDVSSHSKHFIKAMSHHARKSAPQIVDYCLKELPANPRVLDVGGGPLTYANAFAGKGAMVTVLDLSGVIDMMRPELDTELPIKMVKGDFTKGLPPGPYDLVYLGNVCHIYGERENRKLFQDAAAELEQGGQIVINDMIRGTGVMPALFGVNMLVNTTSGGTWTFEQYRTWLAAAGCSAAPWKEVGGRQLIKAAKVQ; encoded by the coding sequence ATGCCAAACACCGGTTCATTCCAGCTGCCGCAGGAATTTTTAATTGTCGGCGCGGCTGTGCAAACGGGTTTATTTGAAGAGTTAAAGAATAATCCCTGTAATCTGGAAGAATTGGCTGTCAGGACGAAAACCGACCGCAGGTCAGTGTGGACGGTTATTGAAGCTTTGATTGCTTTAAAGTACCTGGAATACGACGGTGAAAAAATTAAGCTCACCGAAGAGGCGGATAATATCTTTTTTAATCCCGGCCACGAACAGTATACAGGTTTTTCATTCATGCATGCTTACAATATAATGAAGGCATGGACGCAGTTGCCGGAAGTTATGCATAGCGGGCAACCGGTTCCGAAAAAAGATGTATCCAGCCACTCCAAGCATTTCATCAAGGCTATGAGCCATCATGCCCGGAAGTCGGCACCGCAAATTGTTGATTATTGCTTAAAAGAATTGCCCGCGAATCCCAGGGTTCTTGATGTAGGCGGCGGTCCGTTAACCTATGCCAATGCTTTTGCCGGCAAGGGGGCCATGGTGACTGTATTGGACCTGTCCGGAGTTATAGATATGATGCGGCCGGAACTGGATACTGAACTGCCCATTAAAATGGTCAAAGGTGATTTTACCAAGGGGCTGCCTCCGGGACCTTATGACCTGGTATACCTTGGCAATGTGTGCCATATATACGGTGAGCGGGAGAATAGAAAATTATTTCAAGATGCGGCAGCTGAACTGGAGCAGGGAGGACAAATCGTAATCAATGACATGATCCGGGGTACAGGCGTGATGCCTGCATTATTCGGGGTAAACATGCTGGTTAATACAACTTCCGGGGGAACATGGACTTTCGAGCAATATAGAACATGGCTGGCCGCGGCCGGCTGTTCCGCAGCACCCTGGAAAGAGGTGGGCGGCAGACAGTTGATTAAGGCTGCCAAGGTTCAATAA
- a CDS encoding methionyl aminopeptidase produces MSGGLGRNDPCWCGSGRKYKKCHAPIEEQMAIYHSKGCAVPHLGLLKTQQQIQGIRDCSKLNIALLDYIGDYVIDGVTTEELDRLIYEKTKELGGVPATLHYHGYPKSVCISIDNVVCHGIPSDRVILRDGDIANIDVSTIYNGFFSDSSRMFCVGDVSSEKQRLVNVAKECMELGIEQIKPWGLLGNVGQAVNDHAKKNGYSVVREIGGHGIGLQFHEDPWVSYVSKQGTGMLLVPGLVFTVEPMINMGKAEISINESDNWTVYTVDGKPSAQWEKTVLVTETGYEILTY; encoded by the coding sequence ATGTCTGGCGGACTGGGAAGAAACGATCCCTGCTGGTGCGGCAGCGGACGCAAATACAAAAAATGTCATGCCCCGATTGAGGAGCAAATGGCCATCTACCATTCAAAAGGGTGCGCAGTACCTCACCTCGGATTGCTTAAAACCCAACAGCAAATTCAAGGAATCAGGGATTGCAGTAAACTAAACATAGCCTTACTGGATTATATCGGAGACTATGTTATTGACGGAGTAACTACTGAAGAACTTGACCGGCTGATTTATGAAAAAACTAAGGAGTTAGGAGGCGTACCGGCAACTCTTCATTATCACGGATACCCCAAAAGCGTTTGCATCTCAATAGATAACGTTGTATGTCATGGTATCCCATCTGACCGTGTAATTCTAAGAGATGGGGATATTGCAAATATCGATGTATCTACGATTTATAACGGCTTTTTTTCGGATTCTTCCCGCATGTTTTGTGTCGGTGATGTTTCCAGCGAAAAGCAAAGACTTGTTAATGTTGCGAAAGAATGTATGGAGCTGGGCATTGAGCAGATAAAACCTTGGGGATTGCTGGGAAATGTGGGGCAAGCGGTTAATGACCATGCCAAGAAAAATGGCTATTCTGTTGTTCGGGAAATTGGAGGACACGGTATCGGCCTGCAATTTCACGAAGACCCTTGGGTCAGTTATGTATCCAAACAAGGAACAGGGATGCTATTGGTTCCAGGTCTTGTTTTTACCGTAGAGCCTATGATAAATATGGGAAAAGCCGAAATATCAATAAACGAGAGCGATAACTGGACAGTTTATACTGTCGATGGGAAGCCCTCCGCACAATGGGAAAAAACAGTGCTCGTAACGGAAACGGGTTATGAAATACTTACATATTAA